Sequence from the Clostridium botulinum BKT015925 genome:
TTTATTTTGTATTTTATATCCTTTTGAGATAAAATTCAAGTGTTTATTTATATTATTTATAAAATAATATTGTTTTGAGATAATTTTAAATGATACAATATCACAAAGAGGTGTTATTGAATGAATGAAAGAATAAAAGAATTAAGAAAATTAAAAGGTTTAAATCAAAGTACATTCGCAAAATCACTTGGACTTTCTCAGAATCATATATCTAGTATAGAGAAGGGCGTTAGAGGACTTACAACAAGAACAATAAACGATATATGTAGAATATATAATGTGAGTCCAAATTGGCTAATAAATGGTACTGGAGATATATTCATAGATACAACAGAACAGCTTTATACTAATAATGAGGTTAAAGAATTTATTGAAATGTTTTTACAATTAGATAAAGAAACTCAACAACTTATAATTCAACTTACTAAAAAAGCTTTAAATAGATAAATAAAAAGAACTATGAGTATTTAAATCTAACTCGTATTTAGAGTCAGATAATCTTACTCACCAATTTATTAAAAAGGAGGAGCTTGGAAATAATTTCGTAGCTCCAAGTAAATCTCAAGAAGATTTAGCAAAGCAAATTATAAGCTCTTAGAATTGATTATATTATGTTTAATGATAAATTATACGCTAATGCTACTACATTTCATTTAGAGTGCAAATTAACGACCATTTTAAGCCACTTACAAGCACTTTAAAATATATCAATATCTATTAATAAAAGAAGAATTTTATTGACTTTATTATCTACGGCTAGTACAACATTTAATGAGCCAATAAAGGGTAAGTTTTCACCTTTGGACAATGTTGTCTAACGTTATCTTCTTGAGTTATCAAACCCACAAATTGTTGGTTTGATTTTTTCTGTTTGTGTGATACTAACTTACCTCCTATCAAATAATCTAATAGGGGGTAATATTAATCCTATTGTGTGTGGCTCGTGTGCTTAATATATACCTATCTTCTCCATACTATTACCCCTAATCTATAATCTAAACAATTGCTTGTTATTGCTTACTTATCAGCCATTTACCCTATCAATACTAATATTAAATAAACGCTTTAAAATGCTCTCTATTTATAAAATTGATATTATATACTTATCCACTATTCATATCCCTTCATGGCTCTGTAATTAATTCTGGGGCACTTTTACATACCCTTTAATGGTTTTATACCCTTCGCCTTTAAAATGCCTTAAAATACAAACAAACCACATATAAATTAATATACGTGGTTTGGGTTTAATCTAATTCATTCAACCAACTATCATTATCTTGATTTTGTTGATCTTGTTGTTTTTGTTCTTTTATTTTTTCTTTTGCTTTTATATTCTCTAATTCAAACTT
This genomic interval carries:
- a CDS encoding helix-turn-helix domain-containing protein, coding for MNERIKELRKLKGLNQSTFAKSLGLSQNHISSIEKGVRGLTTRTINDICRIYNVSPNWLINGTGDIFIDTTEQLYTNNEVKEFIEMFLQLDKETQQLIIQLTKKALNR